From the genome of Nicotiana sylvestris chromosome 1, ASM39365v2, whole genome shotgun sequence:
TGGTCAAATGGAACTAAGGGAAGCCTCCAACTGGGAGAAATGGGTCAGTGATTTGGAAGTGTCAATCCCGGAGGGAGACCCTCGAAGAGATCCATGCTCGAGGTTTCGACCTCACCGAGGAGATACCCCAAGCAAAAGCGCTCGAAGCTGATGCCAAGTTCCTTGTCTCCTCCTCcgacgatgatgatgatgccgAAGGCAGCCAAAGCGGGTCCGATAATGAAGCTGGGCCAGAAGAGAAAGCTGCTCCCGAGGGAGAGACCAGCCTTAGGCATAGATAggattttccttcctctttttgtATTGTTCTTTTTTGTAAGACTTTACCTCGGTCTCTTGTATATATCATTTTCCAAGTTATAAAAGAAGAATTTTCTCGAAAGTTTTCTCGATATTTCCTGCCTTATGAATTTCTTGTAATGACTTCATTCTTTTTAACTGTGTGTTTGAGATTTTATCTTAGATGCTTTCTTCGAAATTGCCATGGTCTAGTTCGAATAAGTTCGAACTTTTGGGCTATGACCTTTAACGGCTCATGCCAAATAATAGTGAGTCCCCGAGCCATGATCAAGCAATTATTTGTTTAGGCTTAGGATAATCGAACCCTTAGGTTCGGATCGGGTGAGAACAAGGTCTCGAACCCTAAGtgtatcggcccttaggctcttttaggtcaGGCCATTATGGCCTCTAACAGATTGCTATTATTTTCCCTTTTCGTCTTAGGAGACTTAGTAAAAATTTGCTTATGCCTTGGCATGTGTTTTTTACCCATTGGGGTTTTTGAGGGTTCGGTGTCGATCGGAACCCTTTGTTTTTAGTGCCTTAGCATAAGTTCGTCTTTGAATAATTCAATACCTTTTAAGTTTTTTCGAGGGTTGATTTTATCGAAGTCCTTATGTTGCCAAGGGTAGCCTTTATTTAACCGTTTTTTGAGAATTCGAAGGCCTATTTTTATTGTGGAATTCAGACGTCTCCGAGCCGTGttattttggccgtagcctttaatATGACCGTAGCCTTCGGGTGTGTCTCTTGGACATGTTTCCCGATAACCTTTCGAACTTGTCCGAAAGGTTAGTCCCCGAATATGATAGCCTTGGTTTTTGCATCgagggatgcctctttgaggtcttataaattCAAGTTTAGATACTCGAATGTGTTGATTGTCGATGACAATCCCCGAGTATTCGAGGTGTATTTACATTTTGGCCCTTGAGCCGTATTTCGTCGAATCACAAGTATGGAGTTCGTATAGTAGAAAATTTCTTTGGGACACAAAGTGTTTGTTttagaaagaatgcttctttgaataattcatACATGCGTATATGTTTTGCcatcggggctcgactattctacaCAGACACGGTTCATcagaccgtttggcccattacaaagttttcctatcgaggccctctttggcatgaattatttttctcaaaaatataacctctgagggtgatgccccccagtattcgaggttgattgaaaagaagccttgaatactgtTGAATTCTGCCTAGAgagcacatagttgttgcctcgttaaaaacctcaccgaaaaaacccatttgggataaaaccccaatctaagggaaaaagagtgcaacgcgtgctttaaaaccGAAGGTCTTCATGTAGAAAGGTGCCCTTGACATCTTTGATTGAACACATGTAATGAGTTAGTCTTAAatacaaatagagaaaaggagaaggtcataccttagcagtaatgagtagtgatacattccaattatttggcaattgttcgccttccatcatgtcaagtttgtaagatccttcaCCAATAAATCCGATGATTTGGTACGGTCCTTCCTAATTTGGACCTAGTTTCCCTTCGttcgggtctcgagtattgagtgTGACTTTCCATAGAACTAAGTCCTCAATTCTTTGTTTCTGCACAGCCATCCAAAAAAGTGTagcttctcatttttcatcttATAGCTCGAGtctagtattcatagcctcatGATTCGACTCCTCCAATGCATGTCGAAATCTGGCACTGGGTTCCCCGACCTTAGCTAGAATTAAGGCCTAGAAGCCGTATACTAAAGAGAACGGGGTTGCCCCCGTGCTGGACTTCGATGTCATTTTATATGCCCAAAGAACCTCaggtagaacttctctccattttccttttgtgtcgctcaaccttttctttaaattttgaatgatagttttatttgttgattcagcCTGTCCGTTCCCGCTCGGGTGGTATGGTGCTGATAAGATCCTCTTTATTTTGTGTGCTTCGGGGAACTCCGTTCCATTGTTGCCGACGAATTGCTTCCCGTTGTTGCATACGATTTcggcaggtatcccgaatcgacacatgatatggtcccaaatgaagtcaataacttttttttctctgaccttctcgaaggcctgtgcttccacccatttagaaaagtagtcagtcataaaaaATTAATTTAGCTTTAAATAGGGCCTTTGTTagagggccgacgatgtccattcacAATTCCATGAATGGCCATAAGGACAAGACTGAGTGAAGCTGCCCTCCGGGCTGATGAATCATCAgtgcaaacctttgacatttatcacactttttaacaaactccttagtgtcttttttCGTGCTATCCCAGTAATACCCTACTCTaataattttgcgaatcaaagaCTTGGCGCCAGAGTaattcccacaagtgccttcgtggATTTCTCATAGAACATAATCGGTATCCCCCGGTCTAAAACATACCACCAATGGTCCATGGTACGACCTTctgtacaatgttccatcttTATCTAATGTGaacctagcagccttggttcGTAGAGCCCTTGACTCTTTATGATCCGATGGgagctttccatttttcaaatattcgatatacttattcctccagtcacaagtcaaacttgtagaatttatctcggcatgaccctcttcGACCACAAATCTCGATAATTGGACGACAGTCCTCGGGATAATATCATCTTTTTCAATTGATGACCCCAAGTTAGCAAGTGCATCAGCCTCACTGTTTTGTTCTCGAGGCACATGATCTAGAGTCCATTTGTTGAAGCAGTGCAGGGTTACCTGTAGCTTGTCCAAATTTCTTTGCATCATATCCTCTCGAACTttgaagtttttgtttacttggttcaccactGACAGAGAATcgcacttggcttcaatgacttctgcccccaagcttttagctagctcgagacctgcaatcatggccttatactcggcctcattattagtcaacctagaagttttaaCAGATTGTCTAATAGTGTTACCTGTAGGTGGCTTCAAAATGATGCCCAGCTTGGACCCTTTCACGTTCGAGGCACCGTCCGtgaagagggtccatacccccgatgatgtacccgatTTTAGCAGAAGTTCTTTTTCCACTTCGGGTATGAGGGTCGGtgtaaaatcggccacgaagttagctaagatttgagacttgatggctgTTCAGGGTTGATATTAGATATCGTACCCGCCAAGTTCGACTgctcatttggccaatcggcctgaTAACTCTGGCGTCTACAAAACATTTCGGAGAGGAtaagtggttaacacacatatTGGGTTaactcttctcgaactagtaccccacttaccgctatctcggacaCTGCCAAATATAAGTAAAGCTTTTTACCTACCTTCAGAGTGTGAAATAGAGGTGGGCTCGATAAGTATCGCTTCAATTCCTCCAATGCTTGCTGGCATTCCGAGGTCCATGcgaatttatttttctttttgagtaaggaaaagaacctgtggcttcgatctgatgacctcgaaatgaatc
Proteins encoded in this window:
- the LOC138871496 gene encoding uncharacterized protein — its product is MIAGLELAKSLGAEVIEAKCDSLSVVNQVNKNFKVREDMMQRNLDKLQVTLHCFNKWTLDHVPREQNSEADALANLGSSIEKDDIIPRTVVQLSRFVVEEGHAEINSTSLTCDWRNKYIEYLKNGKLPSDHKESRALRTKAARFTLDKDGTLYRRSYHGPLVVCTDDSSARRAASLSLVLMAIHGIVNGHRRPSNKGPI